GCAAGGTAAGAATCGTTTAAAAACGTTAAAACGGAGTTTATAGGATCAACTTCCAATCGGCTCTTCTGGCTCTTTCAGCCCCGATCGAACGAGGTTCGACTCCCATTCCTTGGATTTGAATCGACGCGGCGGGAAGCTCCCATTTTCTACATAAGTAACTTTGAATCTTTTTGGCCCTTTCAAAAGAGAGCCTTCGATTGGTCGCCGGGTTTCCAAAACGATCCGTCCAACCGCTGATCTGCAGATTCCAATTCGTTCTTTCTTTTAAGCTCTTTCCTAAAAAATCCAAGGACGCAAAGAACTCGGATTCGATTTCGGAAGAGCCGGCACCAAAGTAGACGGAACCGTGTTGAACGGGAATC
This is a stretch of genomic DNA from Leptospira tipperaryensis. It encodes these proteins:
- a CDS encoding OmpA family protein — protein: MDFLFPNSFWFWLIPSLILAAAIYGFIFFRTPSGKISIRTGKNENRSLPAKVIIQETSIPVQHGSVYFGAGSSEIESEFFASLDFLGKSLKERTNWNLQISGWTDRFGNPATNRRLSFERAKKIQSYLCRKWELPAASIQIQGMGVEPRSIGAERARRADWKLIL